TTCTTTGAATAGCGGCGTACGCGGTATCACCAGAACGACCGCGGCGATCAGTTTCCACACACCGAGCAGCGAGAAAAAGAAAAGGGGATATCCTGCTTTCTGTGCGCCTTCGACAACCTGCGGGCCCTGCTGCAGGTACATGACACCTGCCATCGCATAGTTGCCGGCGAGCGGCACAGTAAACACCCAATACGCTATCAACCTGATTTTTTCTTTGTTCATTTGTTTTCTCCGTTTATTTTGTTTGAGGATTTCATGGTTTCACGAAGCTTTGTCTGTCGTAAGTTTTGCGCCACCCTATACTCCACGATTCGTTTAACCAATGCCACCGGCAGTGGCTTTTCAGCAGTGAAGCGAATGGTCGAGCCGGCTGCCTTGAACGGTTTGAGTTCAGATGCAAAATGCTTCAGTAGCCCTTTATCAATCCCGATCAGCGAGGCGTGGCTTTTGAAGGCTGCCCAGTGGATAAGCGGACCATTCAGTTTGTAAGTGGGTATGCCGTAGCTGATTTTCTCTTCAGCTTTGGGCGCTGCCCCGCGAATCGTGGCACGCATCGCTCTTAGAACATCGCGCATGGGGCGCGGCAAAGTTGCAAGATATGCGTTTACCGTAGCTGCTCCAACTGGCTTCTCTCGGCGCGAGTTGCTCTTCGTTATGCCTGGTTTCAGATTTTTGGGGTTTGTATTGAATGCCAGTCTATGCTTTCTCATAACAACTTTGAGGGCGAGCATCGCCTTAGGCCCCATGCCGTGTAACGCCATTAGATCCGGCTCGCGCCA
The sequence above is a segment of the Turneriella parva DSM 21527 genome. Coding sequences within it:
- a CDS encoding DUF1801 domain-containing protein, with the translated sequence MKKVCANGHSFEKSSDCPVCPVCERAKKRNDDFPKLGSPAQRALANAGIATLRDLARWREPDLMALHGMGPKAMLALKVVMRKHRLAFNTNPKNLKPGITKSNSRREKPVGAATVNAYLATLPRPMRDVLRAMRATIRGAAPKAEEKISYGIPTYKLNGPLIHWAAFKSHASLIGIDKGLLKHFASELKPFKAAGSTIRFTAEKPLPVALVKRIVEYRVAQNLRQTKLRETMKSSNKINGENK
- a CDS encoding DoxX family protein; the encoded protein is MNKEKIRLIAYWVFTVPLAGNYAMAGVMYLQQGPQVVEGAQKAGYPLFFFSLLGVWKLIAAVVLVIPRTPLFKEWAYAGILINLTGAAFSNYMVNFGTEHVVFPLAFLVVAALSWHFRPASRRFAGPLI